In Horticoccus luteus, the following proteins share a genomic window:
- the lpxK gene encoding tetraacyldisaccharide 4'-kinase, producing MSQTWLKKRLNALELYTVDVILGRRADAGAVVYGAFLQVLSYLFSGIAQLRFWLYRNRILHDQPLGCLVVVVGNLTVGGTGKTPVVEKFARALRDRGRQVAILSRGYKSKQPPVWRRWWRAFTDGAEPPPRIVSDGKRVLLDSEQAGDEPFMLARNLPGVIVLVDKNRVKSGAYAIKKFGCDTLILDDGFQYLPLKGRLNLLLVDKTNPFGNGHLLPRGILREPVKHLKRASYIFLTKSNGERDNELEALIHEHNPDADIIECAHRPQYLQRLGSEERQPLSWLKDRRVGAFSGIATPESFEKFLRDLGAKLMWRERFLDHYRYADEDLTAVFAAAVAAGAECVVTTEKDAVRLPLELGPKATLPLYYLRLEIDIIRGAADFDEAVGRICFPTTKPRS from the coding sequence ATGTCACAAACCTGGCTAAAAAAACGCCTCAATGCGCTCGAGCTCTATACGGTCGACGTCATTTTGGGGCGCCGGGCGGATGCAGGGGCGGTGGTTTACGGGGCGTTTTTGCAGGTGTTGTCGTATTTGTTCAGCGGCATCGCGCAGCTGCGCTTCTGGCTTTATCGCAACCGCATCCTGCACGACCAGCCGCTGGGGTGCCTGGTCGTGGTGGTGGGCAATCTCACGGTGGGCGGGACGGGCAAGACACCGGTGGTGGAGAAGTTTGCGCGGGCGTTACGCGATCGCGGGCGGCAGGTGGCGATTTTGAGCCGCGGTTATAAAAGCAAACAGCCGCCGGTCTGGCGCCGCTGGTGGCGGGCGTTTACCGATGGCGCGGAGCCGCCGCCGCGGATCGTGAGCGACGGCAAGCGCGTGTTGCTGGATTCGGAACAGGCGGGCGACGAGCCGTTCATGCTGGCGCGCAATCTGCCCGGCGTGATCGTGCTCGTGGACAAAAACCGGGTGAAGTCGGGCGCCTACGCGATCAAGAAATTCGGCTGCGACACCCTGATTCTCGACGACGGCTTTCAATATTTGCCGCTCAAGGGTCGGCTCAATCTGCTGCTTGTCGACAAGACCAATCCATTCGGCAACGGCCACCTGCTGCCGCGGGGAATTCTGCGCGAACCGGTGAAGCATCTAAAGCGGGCGAGCTACATCTTTCTCACCAAGTCGAATGGAGAAAGGGACAACGAACTCGAAGCGCTCATTCACGAGCACAATCCCGACGCCGACATCATCGAGTGCGCCCACCGGCCGCAGTATCTGCAGCGCCTCGGATCGGAGGAGCGTCAACCGCTGAGCTGGCTGAAAGATCGGCGCGTGGGGGCGTTCAGCGGAATCGCGACACCCGAGAGTTTTGAGAAGTTTTTGCGCGATCTCGGCGCGAAGCTGATGTGGCGGGAGCGGTTTCTCGATCACTACCGTTATGCGGATGAGGATTTGACGGCCGTGTTTGCGGCGGCGGTGGCGGCAGGTGCCGAGTGTGTGGTGACGACGGAGAAAGATGCCGTGCGGTTGCCGCTGGAACTCGGTCCGAAGGCGACGCTGCCGCTGTATTATCTGCGCCTGGAAATCGACATCATCCGCGGTGCGGCGGATTTCGATGAGGCGGTGGGGCGGATTTGTTTTCCGACGACGAAGCCGCGGAGTTGA
- a CDS encoding pyridoxal-phosphate-dependent aminotransferase family protein gives MSYKLFIPGPIAVSDKTLRAMAQPMIGHRSSDFVALYQSIQPALQALCYTQDPVYLSTSSAWGSMEGAVRNVTRKKVLNCMNGAFSDKWNDVSLRCGKPAGALKFEWGQPVDPEAVRRELATGAYDAITIIHNETSCGCMSDLGALMAVVREFPDVISIVDTVSSFSALPIKKDELGIDILITGSQKALALPPGLSLIATSQRARDRAAQVEGRGYYFDLLEFHKNHENGMTPSTPVIPLIYALKSKLEDINAEGLEKRYARHARLNQTVRDHLFAHGFKLFPREGFGSVTLNCFANTLNVDLVALNKTLKSKHGLVIDGGYGKLKGKTFRISNMGDETDETIAAMLKAFDAALAETPRQSVG, from the coding sequence ATGAGCTACAAACTTTTCATCCCCGGTCCCATCGCGGTTTCCGACAAGACCCTTCGCGCCATGGCGCAGCCGATGATCGGCCATCGCAGCAGCGATTTCGTCGCCCTCTACCAAAGCATCCAGCCCGCCCTGCAGGCGCTGTGCTACACGCAGGATCCCGTTTACCTGTCCACGAGCAGTGCGTGGGGCTCGATGGAAGGCGCCGTGCGCAACGTCACCCGCAAGAAGGTGCTCAACTGCATGAACGGCGCGTTTTCCGACAAGTGGAACGACGTCTCGCTGCGGTGCGGCAAACCCGCCGGCGCGCTTAAGTTCGAGTGGGGCCAGCCCGTCGATCCCGAGGCCGTCCGTCGCGAGCTCGCCACCGGCGCTTACGATGCGATCACGATCATCCACAACGAAACGTCCTGCGGCTGCATGAGCGACCTCGGCGCGCTGATGGCCGTGGTGCGCGAATTTCCGGACGTCATCTCGATCGTCGACACCGTCAGCTCGTTCAGTGCGCTGCCGATCAAGAAGGACGAACTCGGCATCGACATTCTGATCACCGGCTCGCAGAAGGCGCTCGCGCTGCCGCCCGGCCTTTCATTGATCGCCACCTCGCAACGCGCCCGCGATCGCGCCGCCCAAGTCGAAGGCCGCGGCTATTATTTCGACCTGCTCGAGTTTCACAAAAACCACGAAAACGGCATGACGCCGAGCACCCCCGTCATCCCGCTCATCTACGCGCTCAAATCGAAACTCGAGGACATCAACGCCGAGGGTCTGGAAAAACGTTACGCCCGCCACGCGCGCCTCAACCAAACCGTACGCGACCATCTCTTCGCGCACGGCTTCAAACTCTTTCCGCGCGAAGGCTTCGGCTCCGTCACCCTCAACTGTTTCGCCAACACGCTCAACGTCGACCTCGTCGCGTTGAACAAAACGTTGAAATCGAAGCACGGCCTCGTGATCGACGGCGGCTACGGCAAGCTGAAAGGCAAGACCTTCCGCATCTCGAACATGGGCGACGAAACCGACGAGACCATCGCCGCGATGCTCAAGGCCTTCGACGCCGCCCTCGCAGAAACGCCGCGACAAAGCGTCGGATAA
- a CDS encoding tetratricopeptide repeat protein — MTRAPLLALTAILLLPGCETTNGPRPVSSAPTSGRHSALAVLTPADAHERELLAPGGNADALAKWAVELGKRADRSDLPDEAKALRLRARRFALAAQERGSRNLMIDVILSSIADDGSPVAVTYSNQTEANQLVSDGEKKFARGDLDGALACYQRALAVDPHCHRAALFAGDVFFSRGENTAAVQWFDRAIAIDPDVETAHRYRGDALLRLGQYTAARDSYIAALVAAPYSKITRAMLLHWAAAAASRVQFPDVSFPRGSLAIADGKMGVNCDPRDGALSLAYVIARAAYVTESKIPLASYRHSLAEEADGLRKFVLIADELKEKNPRDPNILAHSAVIEFLAQMDRDGLLEAHILLDRADAGIAADYADYRAQHRDQLSRYVRTVWLGAK; from the coding sequence ATGACCCGCGCCCCCTTACTGGCCCTCACGGCCATCCTGCTTCTGCCCGGCTGCGAGACCACCAACGGCCCGCGCCCTGTCTCGTCTGCGCCAACATCCGGTCGCCATTCCGCGCTCGCTGTGCTGACGCCGGCCGACGCGCACGAGCGCGAGCTGCTCGCGCCCGGTGGAAACGCTGACGCCCTGGCCAAGTGGGCGGTCGAGCTCGGCAAACGTGCGGATCGCAGCGACCTTCCTGACGAGGCCAAGGCGCTTCGCCTGCGCGCCCGCCGCTTCGCCCTCGCCGCCCAAGAACGCGGCTCCCGGAATCTGATGATCGATGTGATTCTCTCGTCCATCGCGGATGACGGTTCACCGGTGGCCGTCACCTATTCCAACCAGACCGAAGCCAACCAACTGGTCTCGGACGGCGAAAAGAAATTCGCCCGCGGTGATTTGGACGGCGCGCTCGCCTGCTATCAACGCGCCCTCGCGGTCGATCCGCATTGCCATCGAGCCGCCCTGTTCGCGGGCGATGTCTTTTTCTCGCGCGGCGAAAATACCGCCGCCGTGCAATGGTTCGACCGCGCCATCGCCATCGACCCCGACGTCGAAACTGCGCACCGTTATCGCGGCGACGCCTTGTTGCGCCTTGGCCAATACACCGCGGCACGCGATAGCTACATCGCAGCTTTGGTCGCCGCGCCGTATAGCAAGATTACGCGTGCCATGTTGCTCCATTGGGCAGCCGCGGCGGCGTCCCGTGTGCAATTCCCTGACGTTTCGTTTCCCCGCGGCTCACTCGCCATCGCCGACGGCAAGATGGGGGTGAACTGCGACCCTCGTGACGGCGCACTGTCTCTCGCCTACGTCATCGCTCGAGCCGCTTACGTCACGGAAAGCAAGATCCCCCTCGCCTCCTACCGTCATTCGTTGGCTGAGGAGGCCGACGGCTTGCGGAAATTCGTTCTCATTGCAGACGAGTTGAAGGAAAAGAACCCGCGCGATCCCAACATCCTCGCCCACAGTGCGGTGATCGAATTCCTCGCGCAAATGGACCGCGATGGCCTGCTGGAAGCACATATTTTGTTGGATCGCGCGGATGCCGGAATCGCCGCCGATTACGCGGACTATCGGGCGCAACACCGGGATCAACTCTCCCGCTACGTGCGCACGGTCTGGCTCGGCGCGAAATAG
- a CDS encoding type IA DNA topoisomerase: MKQLIIAEKPSVAADIARALGKVPKTGDHYENDEYVISSAVGHVVELQMPEDIDKKKYGFWRLETLPIIPEQFELKPIEASKERFNQLKRLIARKDINLVINACDAGREGELIFNNLAQLAKNKHPVKRLWLSSMTNEGIREAFRHLRDGAEMQGLADAAKCRSESDWLIGINGTRAITKRMFGSRAGNVASVGRVQTPTLAIVYARELEIRNFVPRGYWRVTAKFGVASGSYEGVYQRPHFKKSSDEHDRVDRIWEKAHAEAVLAACHGQPMASVSEEKKASTQIAPRLYDLTTLQREANGRYGFSAKRTLQIAQALYEKHKMITYPRTDSRALPEDYLPVVRETLSNVSGSLQTHAQKALDRGWVQLNKRIFNNAQVSDHFAIIPTAYEAKKLDEAETKLFDMIARRFVAAFYPAAEFDVTTRLSVVADHTFKTEGKVLTSAGWLEVYGKTSIDDREDAAAPNAKSLPALSAADGGQAKTESATLHEESTKPPPRYTEATLLSAMETAGKLVDDEELAEAMKERGLGTPATRADTIDGLIYQKYIDRNQRELVPSAKAEQLIQFLTAVKATDITSPAMTGEWEFQLREMEHQKFSREKFMAEIVANTRGLVERVKGFEEDDSVARVTDIPSPTDGKPLRETLRGYKSQDGEFMVYKIVGGRRLEESEIRELVTHGKVGPLDGFVSAKTRNRFSALLKLVKDEEAGKWKTEFDFGDKANIGELVPFWTDPVTGAELCENGSSFIVRERDPSSENGWKQTFRVGRIMCQKTITEEMAVDLIANGKTGLIQGFISKKGRPFDAFLKREGARIAWEFPPRAPKIGKDGKPVERKARAKVNLADAPVLGPSPAHEGGELVELDGTYYVRKPDQDNRQVFKLTKKLCEQEISPEQVKQLLADGKTGLIEGFTSKRGNKFSAYLVLSAKKDKAEFEFPPR; the protein is encoded by the coding sequence ATGAAGCAACTGATCATCGCCGAGAAGCCGTCGGTGGCGGCAGACATCGCGCGCGCCCTCGGCAAAGTTCCCAAGACCGGCGACCACTACGAGAACGACGAATACGTCATCTCGTCCGCGGTCGGCCACGTCGTGGAACTCCAGATGCCCGAAGACATCGACAAGAAGAAATACGGCTTCTGGCGGCTCGAGACGTTGCCCATCATTCCCGAGCAGTTTGAACTCAAACCGATCGAGGCGTCGAAGGAACGATTCAATCAGCTCAAGCGCCTCATCGCCCGCAAGGACATCAACCTCGTCATCAACGCCTGCGACGCCGGCCGCGAGGGTGAGTTGATCTTCAACAATCTCGCCCAACTCGCGAAGAACAAGCACCCCGTGAAACGCCTCTGGCTCTCGTCGATGACCAACGAGGGCATTCGCGAGGCGTTCCGCCACCTGCGCGACGGCGCCGAGATGCAGGGCCTCGCCGATGCCGCCAAGTGCCGCAGCGAGAGCGATTGGCTGATCGGCATCAACGGCACCCGCGCCATCACCAAGCGCATGTTTGGCTCGCGCGCCGGCAACGTCGCGTCCGTCGGCCGCGTCCAGACGCCCACCCTCGCCATCGTTTACGCCCGCGAGCTGGAAATCCGCAATTTTGTGCCGCGCGGCTACTGGCGCGTCACCGCGAAGTTCGGCGTCGCCAGCGGCAGCTACGAAGGCGTTTACCAACGTCCGCATTTTAAGAAGAGCAGCGACGAACACGACCGCGTCGACCGCATCTGGGAAAAAGCTCACGCCGAAGCCGTGCTCGCCGCCTGCCACGGCCAGCCGATGGCGTCCGTCTCCGAAGAGAAGAAGGCCAGCACGCAAATCGCGCCGCGCCTCTACGACCTCACCACGCTCCAACGCGAGGCGAACGGCCGCTACGGCTTTTCCGCGAAACGCACCCTGCAGATCGCGCAGGCGCTCTACGAAAAGCACAAGATGATCACCTACCCCCGCACCGACTCGCGGGCGCTGCCGGAGGATTATCTGCCCGTCGTGCGGGAGACGCTCTCCAATGTGTCCGGCTCATTGCAGACCCACGCGCAAAAGGCCCTCGATCGCGGTTGGGTGCAGCTCAACAAACGCATCTTCAACAACGCCCAGGTCTCGGATCACTTCGCGATCATACCCACCGCCTACGAGGCCAAAAAACTCGACGAAGCTGAAACGAAGCTTTTCGACATGATTGCGCGGCGCTTCGTCGCCGCCTTCTACCCGGCCGCAGAATTCGACGTCACCACGCGCTTGAGCGTGGTCGCCGATCACACGTTCAAGACCGAAGGCAAGGTGCTTACCTCCGCCGGGTGGCTCGAGGTTTACGGCAAGACCTCGATCGACGACCGCGAAGATGCCGCCGCGCCCAACGCGAAATCCTTGCCCGCCCTCTCTGCCGCCGATGGCGGGCAGGCGAAAACCGAATCCGCCACGCTCCACGAGGAATCCACCAAACCGCCGCCGCGTTACACGGAAGCGACCCTCCTCTCCGCCATGGAAACCGCCGGCAAACTCGTCGACGACGAGGAACTCGCCGAAGCGATGAAAGAGCGCGGCCTCGGCACGCCGGCGACCCGCGCCGACACGATCGACGGGCTGATCTACCAGAAATACATCGACCGCAATCAGCGCGAACTCGTGCCTTCCGCCAAAGCCGAGCAACTCATCCAGTTTCTCACCGCCGTGAAAGCCACCGACATCACCAGTCCGGCGATGACCGGTGAGTGGGAATTTCAGTTGCGCGAGATGGAGCACCAGAAATTCTCCCGCGAAAAATTCATGGCGGAAATCGTCGCGAACACCCGCGGGCTGGTGGAACGCGTCAAGGGTTTTGAAGAAGACGACTCCGTCGCCCGCGTCACCGACATCCCCTCGCCCACCGACGGCAAACCGCTCCGCGAAACGCTGCGCGGTTACAAATCCCAGGACGGCGAGTTCATGGTTTACAAGATCGTGGGCGGCCGCCGTCTCGAAGAATCCGAAATCCGCGAACTCGTCACCCACGGCAAAGTCGGCCCGCTCGACGGCTTCGTCTCCGCGAAAACCCGCAACCGTTTTTCCGCCCTGCTGAAACTCGTGAAAGACGAGGAAGCCGGCAAATGGAAGACCGAGTTCGACTTTGGCGACAAAGCCAACATCGGCGAACTCGTGCCGTTTTGGACCGACCCCGTGACCGGCGCCGAGCTTTGCGAAAACGGTTCCAGCTTCATCGTGCGCGAACGCGATCCCTCGTCGGAGAACGGTTGGAAGCAAACGTTTCGCGTCGGCCGCATCATGTGCCAGAAGACCATCACCGAAGAGATGGCCGTCGACCTGATCGCCAACGGCAAGACCGGCCTCATCCAGGGTTTCATTTCCAAGAAGGGCCGGCCATTCGACGCGTTTCTGAAACGCGAAGGCGCCCGCATCGCCTGGGAATTTCCGCCCCGCGCGCCGAAAATCGGCAAGGACGGCAAGCCCGTCGAGCGCAAGGCGCGCGCGAAGGTCAACCTCGCCGACGCCCCCGTGCTGGGCCCAAGTCCCGCGCACGAAGGCGGCGAGCTCGTTGAACTCGACGGCACCTATTACGTCCGCAAACCCGATCAGGACAACCGGCAGGTGTTCAAGTTGACGAAGAAGCTCTGCGAACAGGAAATCAGTCCGGAGCAGGTCAAACAATTGCTGGCGGACGGAAAAACCGGTCTCATCGAGGGCTTCACCTCGAAACGCGGCAACAAGTTCTCCGCCTACCTCGTGCTTTCGGCCAAGAAGGACAAAGCGGAGTTCGAGTTCCCGCCCCGGTAA
- a CDS encoding class II fructose-bisphosphate aldolase: MIVTTAQLFKHAYGKYAVGAYNINNAEQAMGLFKGAIQSQAPFIIQISKGARKYTDKRMLEAVIRAAAEIFPDAIFAVHLDHGDEETCYDCINSGFYSSVMIDASHDPFDENVAITKRVTDAAHAKGISVEAELGMLGGVEEDIKVEEGNACLTDPAEAEKFVKLTGCDSLACAIGTSHGAFKFKGKQSLHFDVLQKIKSRLPGFPLVMHGSSSVPKDEVDRINAAGGQIAGSMGVDPNEYLPAAKLGVTKVNIDTDGRLVWTRVHREFFRDKPGDFDFRPPGKIFIEEYAKFIAGRNVLLGSANQLADLRQSLAK; this comes from the coding sequence ATGATCGTCACGACCGCCCAACTCTTCAAGCATGCCTACGGCAAGTATGCCGTCGGCGCCTATAACATCAACAACGCCGAGCAGGCGATGGGGCTCTTCAAGGGAGCGATCCAATCGCAGGCGCCGTTCATCATCCAAATCTCGAAAGGCGCGCGCAAATACACCGATAAACGGATGCTCGAAGCCGTCATCCGCGCCGCCGCCGAGATCTTCCCGGACGCGATCTTCGCCGTCCATCTCGATCACGGTGACGAGGAAACCTGCTACGATTGCATCAATTCCGGCTTTTATTCGTCGGTGATGATCGATGCCTCGCACGACCCGTTCGACGAAAACGTCGCGATCACCAAACGCGTCACCGACGCCGCCCACGCCAAAGGCATCTCCGTCGAAGCGGAGCTCGGCATGCTCGGCGGCGTCGAAGAAGATATCAAAGTCGAAGAGGGCAACGCCTGCCTCACCGATCCGGCCGAAGCCGAAAAATTCGTCAAGCTGACCGGCTGCGATTCCCTCGCCTGCGCGATCGGCACCTCTCACGGCGCGTTCAAGTTCAAGGGCAAGCAGTCCCTCCACTTCGACGTCCTGCAAAAAATCAAGAGCCGCCTCCCCGGCTTCCCGCTCGTCATGCACGGCTCTTCATCGGTGCCGAAGGACGAAGTCGATCGCATCAACGCCGCCGGCGGCCAGATCGCCGGCTCCATGGGCGTCGATCCCAACGAATATCTGCCCGCCGCCAAGCTCGGCGTCACCAAGGTCAATATCGACACCGATGGCCGCCTCGTTTGGACGCGCGTCCACCGCGAATTTTTCCGCGACAAGCCGGGTGATTTCGACTTCCGCCCGCCGGGCAAAATCTTCATCGAGGAATACGCGAAATTCATCGCTGGTCGCAACGTCCTCCTCGGCAGCGCCAATCAACTCGCCGACCTCCGCCAATCGCTCGCCAAGTAA
- a CDS encoding phosphatidylglycerophosphatase A family protein has product MKLQQPLWPRFLPTRTVINCATLGALGQRLPAPGTWGSVAGLLYFVVFFYSLGLFGTVVLSVIGIYFAVALCGEAELRMGRKDPGEVILDEFVAMPLCFLGWFQLIHIFPPWVVAVLGFGLFRVFDITKPFGIARLQHLVGGWGVVIDDVAAALATCVVLHLAAALWPLI; this is encoded by the coding sequence ATGAAGCTCCAGCAACCGCTTTGGCCGCGGTTCCTGCCTACGCGGACGGTGATCAATTGTGCGACGTTGGGCGCGCTGGGCCAGCGGCTGCCGGCGCCGGGGACGTGGGGCTCGGTCGCGGGACTGCTATATTTCGTCGTCTTCTTCTATTCGCTGGGCCTGTTCGGCACAGTGGTTTTGAGCGTGATAGGGATCTATTTTGCGGTCGCGCTTTGCGGTGAAGCGGAATTGCGCATGGGGCGAAAAGATCCCGGCGAAGTGATTCTGGATGAATTCGTCGCGATGCCGCTGTGTTTTCTCGGGTGGTTTCAACTGATCCACATTTTCCCGCCTTGGGTCGTGGCCGTGCTTGGGTTTGGTTTGTTTCGCGTGTTTGATATCACGAAGCCATTCGGGATCGCGCGCCTGCAGCACTTGGTCGGTGGATGGGGCGTGGTGATCGACGATGTCGCCGCCGCGCTGGCCACCTGCGTAGTGCTGCATCTCGCCGCCGCGCTTTGGCCGTTGATTTAG
- the pgsA gene encoding CDP-diacylglycerol--glycerol-3-phosphate 3-phosphatidyltransferase translates to MNLPNLITLSRIPLMFVIVGLMYCEWLGAASLAFWLFIACAIGDGLDGYLARRLGLVSNFGKLMDALTDKIMVIGLVIAFVDKHEIPVPLALITLCREFIITGMRMVAASKGVIVAADKGGKSKTATQLIALGFLLGAPMVAQDWAYFWPQDLSVFTEWVQKIGLFGFIVGTFLAVWSGGRYISRYRGVFFDGANE, encoded by the coding sequence ATGAATCTTCCGAACCTAATCACGCTATCACGCATACCGCTGATGTTCGTCATCGTGGGTTTGATGTATTGCGAGTGGCTGGGGGCGGCGTCGCTGGCGTTCTGGCTGTTCATCGCCTGCGCGATTGGCGACGGGCTGGATGGTTATCTGGCGCGGCGGCTGGGTTTGGTGTCGAACTTCGGCAAGTTGATGGACGCGTTGACCGACAAGATCATGGTCATCGGCCTGGTCATCGCATTCGTCGACAAGCACGAGATACCGGTGCCGCTCGCGTTGATCACGCTCTGTCGTGAGTTTATCATCACGGGGATGCGGATGGTGGCGGCGTCGAAAGGCGTCATCGTGGCGGCGGACAAGGGCGGGAAGAGCAAGACGGCGACGCAGCTCATCGCGCTTGGGTTTTTATTGGGCGCGCCGATGGTCGCCCAGGATTGGGCTTACTTTTGGCCGCAGGATTTAAGCGTGTTCACGGAATGGGTGCAAAAGATCGGCTTGTTTGGATTCATCGTCGGCACGTTTCTCGCGGTGTGGTCAGGCGGGCGTTACATCAGCCGTTATCGCGGCGTGTTTTTCGACGGGGCCAACGAATGA
- the coaD gene encoding pantetheine-phosphate adenylyltransferase, with product MRHCIYPGTFDPITYGHLDVLERATRLFDRVTVAIADNPGKSPLFTAAQRAAMIAPVVERFPNVSIATFGGLLVEFAIAQKAQAIIRGLRALSDFEFEFNMALMNRHLEERLETIFVMPNEQFSYTSSSLVKQVARYGGDVSKFVPPHVAAALRQAFGP from the coding sequence ATGCGCCACTGCATCTATCCCGGCACGTTCGATCCGATCACCTATGGCCATCTCGATGTGCTCGAGCGGGCCACCCGGCTCTTTGACCGCGTGACGGTGGCCATCGCCGATAATCCAGGGAAAAGCCCTCTGTTCACCGCCGCTCAACGCGCCGCCATGATCGCCCCGGTGGTGGAACGCTTCCCCAATGTCAGCATCGCGACCTTTGGCGGCTTGCTCGTGGAATTCGCCATCGCTCAAAAGGCCCAGGCCATCATCCGGGGATTGCGCGCCCTCTCCGATTTCGAATTCGAGTTCAACATGGCGTTGATGAATCGACACCTCGAAGAACGCCTCGAAACGATTTTCGTCATGCCCAACGAGCAGTTCAGCTACACCAGCTCGTCGCTCGTCAAACAGGTCGCCCGCTACGGTGGCGATGTGTCGAAATTCGTGCCACCTCACGTCGCTGCCGCCCTGCGCCAAGCGTTCGGCCCCTGA